One stretch of Novosphingobium pentaromativorans US6-1 DNA includes these proteins:
- a CDS encoding TetR/AcrR family transcriptional regulator, protein MAAIDDVILTTARTMFLDKGFSETAMEAVAASAGVSKGTLYARYPDKQALFKAVAEERIAAWRALTPGEPISEGVPLPTRFFRRGVAVLRMLRTPEISAFMRLLDSEFDRLPELSRAFNVDGFKYLLHMLADDVRSTAKEASAPCVDPEGVADAFLSAVFGWYYLHRSDEHMTDDSCAAFVSRLTSLMVGGRSAW, encoded by the coding sequence GTGGCCGCAATCGACGATGTCATCTTGACGACGGCGCGCACCATGTTTCTCGACAAGGGGTTTTCGGAAACGGCGATGGAAGCCGTTGCGGCCTCTGCCGGCGTGTCCAAGGGGACTCTCTACGCGCGCTATCCTGACAAGCAGGCCCTGTTCAAGGCTGTCGCCGAAGAGAGAATTGCCGCTTGGCGTGCACTCACGCCCGGTGAGCCGATCTCCGAGGGTGTTCCGCTTCCGACCCGCTTCTTCCGCCGCGGCGTTGCCGTCCTGAGGATGCTGCGGACGCCCGAGATCAGCGCCTTCATGCGCCTGCTGGACTCCGAATTCGACCGTCTGCCCGAACTGAGCAGGGCCTTCAACGTCGACGGTTTCAAGTATCTCCTTCACATGCTGGCTGACGATGTGCGCAGTACCGCGAAAGAGGCTTCGGCACCTTGCGTGGACCCGGAAGGCGTGGCCGATGCGTTTCTCAGCGCGGTTTTCGGTTGGTACTATCTGCATCGCTCGGACGAGCACATGACCGACGACAGTTGCGCCGCGTTCGTTTCGCGTCTCACGTCGCTTATGGTCGGCGGTCGCTCCGCCTGGTAA